In one window of Kitasatospora sp. MMS16-BH015 DNA:
- a CDS encoding NarK family nitrate/nitrite MFS transporter, with product MSTTEEKAPDHRRENYGPGRTISTWEPEDPGFWAATGSKVANRNLWVSVPALLLAFVVWQVWSVTVVQLSKVGFTFSESQKFWLTAIPGLTGGTFRLVYTFVGPVVGQRRWTTFSTIILIGPLLWLGFAVQDTSTPYWVMVVIAALCGIGGANFASSMVNIGFFYPKARKGNANGINGGLGNLGVSVVQLVAPIVITAGILGPPAGGPQKQKDGTEVWLQNGAFLWIPLLVVMTLAAWFLMNDLKVAAAPFSRQKIIFQRKHNWLMTVLYVGTFGSFIGFASALPNLINNTFTPINSAYSATKYAWVGPFIGALTRWLGGWLGDKVGGARCTMISFVGMAASIIVVINALPSGGDNGNFWVFYAGFLCAFLFSGIGNGSTFRQIPVIFLNQHRTAAGPDPQAQEEARHQAEMEAGAVTGFSSAIAAYGFFFIPAMFALFPVTSSLWVFVAFYVVCLGVCWWFYARPGAEAPS from the coding sequence TTGAGCACCACCGAAGAGAAGGCCCCCGACCACCGCCGGGAGAACTACGGCCCCGGCCGGACGATCTCCACCTGGGAGCCGGAGGACCCGGGCTTCTGGGCCGCCACCGGCAGCAAGGTCGCCAACCGCAACCTCTGGGTCTCCGTGCCCGCCCTGCTGCTCGCCTTCGTGGTCTGGCAGGTCTGGTCGGTGACGGTCGTCCAGCTGAGCAAGGTGGGCTTCACCTTCAGTGAGTCGCAGAAGTTCTGGCTCACCGCCATCCCGGGCCTGACCGGCGGCACCTTCCGGCTCGTCTACACCTTCGTCGGCCCGGTGGTCGGCCAGCGGCGCTGGACCACCTTCAGCACGATCATCCTGATCGGGCCGCTGCTCTGGCTGGGCTTCGCGGTGCAGGACACCTCGACCCCGTACTGGGTGATGGTGGTGATCGCGGCCCTCTGCGGCATCGGCGGCGCCAACTTCGCCTCCTCGATGGTCAACATCGGCTTCTTCTACCCCAAGGCCCGGAAGGGCAACGCCAACGGCATCAACGGCGGCCTGGGCAACCTGGGTGTCAGCGTGGTCCAGCTGGTGGCCCCGATCGTGATCACCGCGGGCATCCTCGGCCCGCCGGCCGGCGGGCCGCAGAAGCAGAAGGACGGCACCGAGGTCTGGCTGCAGAACGGCGCCTTCCTCTGGATCCCGCTGCTGGTGGTGATGACGCTGGCCGCCTGGTTCCTGATGAACGACCTCAAGGTGGCCGCCGCCCCGTTCAGCCGCCAGAAGATCATCTTCCAGCGGAAGCACAACTGGCTGATGACCGTGCTCTACGTGGGCACCTTCGGCTCCTTCATCGGCTTCGCCTCCGCCCTCCCGAACCTCATCAACAACACCTTCACCCCGATCAACTCCGCCTACTCCGCCACCAAGTACGCCTGGGTCGGCCCCTTCATCGGCGCCCTCACCCGCTGGCTCGGCGGCTGGCTCGGCGACAAGGTCGGCGGCGCCCGGTGCACGATGATCTCCTTCGTCGGCATGGCCGCCTCGATCATCGTGGTGATCAACGCGCTCCCCTCCGGCGGCGACAACGGCAACTTCTGGGTCTTCTACGCCGGCTTCCTCTGTGCCTTCCTCTTCTCCGGCATCGGCAACGGCTCCACCTTCCGCCAGATCCCGGTGATCTTCCTCAACCAGCACCGCACCGCCGCCGGCCCCGACCCGCAGGCCCAGGAGGAGGCCCGCCACCAAGCCGAGATGGAGGCCGGCGCCGTCACCGGCTTCTCCTCGGCGATCGCCGCCTACGGCTTCTTCTTCATCCCCGCGATGTTCGCGCTCTTCCCCGTCACCAGCTCGCTCTGGGTCTTCGTCGCCTTCTACGTGGTCTGCCTGGGCGTCTGCTGGTGGTTCTACGCCCGCCCGGGCGCCGAGGCCCCCAGCTGA
- a CDS encoding lantibiotic dehydratase C-terminal domain-containing protein: MSTTTIAPEWESLHVFAHGDRSTADHLYLAAAEEGRRATDAGLASGWFALRYWEGGPHIRLRLRDTLPGLADGVAERLAARTSTLPGTEPFPSFPLQSGGFRPGTRRSAEAIGWQPTGTVLRPGYRPETARYGGPEAMPLGEDMFQFSSEIAAEALPAIIAGASRTGTALTLLAGHVAGLIDAGFDETTVGTALRRYALAAAARPGAPRVEVPAARARAEQEYEQQPERFRATVARLRAEAGRPTGLAGRWAVAVHDYARRLQVLGAPGALGMPGTPGALGARAAEPGRGQESGPWPALTGQWHMLANRLGVSVADESFLTWLAGLTLSGSLTSFDQPIGPALPGVRTARATGEFLKAVKVHRESLGESLGARPHRSAPEHTAHAHAEGEPAGPAVSGPTISGPALDRPLVDGPARAGHPQDRADTARRAADIAHGAAGTAHRSAGTAHRAADTAHRQTDSAFPPRPVHRPADPARRPVFDHTVFEWPVFDHPVVAGRRSYAPVPPAAGESDHTYAAGEHFTPVPLHAVPRPAHRSAPPRLRPVPLPAVDVALMGAPALPELLALLGGAGQGGPGGEADGEPGVCTGELDPARLATLLGLAAGAVSGPAAPGPERSGVGATTHPLLLDVVVRRVSGIPAGSYRYLPGEHLLSPRPAVDTAALLSTAPYAAPRPAWHRPTAAEQAPVLLMLGTETGVSTLRYGPRGARSALLEAGRLTQSLLLTAAALELRAVTVCGGYDELALASGGGGRPTQPLCLVALGAAA, from the coding sequence ATGTCCACCACCACGATCGCGCCCGAGTGGGAGTCGCTGCACGTCTTCGCGCACGGCGACCGCAGCACCGCCGACCACCTGTACCTCGCGGCAGCCGAGGAAGGCCGCCGCGCCACTGACGCGGGTCTGGCCAGTGGCTGGTTCGCCCTGCGGTACTGGGAGGGCGGCCCGCACATCCGGCTGCGCCTGCGCGACACCCTCCCGGGGCTGGCGGACGGGGTGGCCGAGCGGCTGGCGGCCAGGACGAGCACACTGCCCGGCACCGAGCCCTTCCCCTCCTTCCCGCTCCAGAGCGGCGGCTTCCGGCCCGGCACCCGGCGCTCCGCCGAGGCGATCGGCTGGCAGCCGACCGGCACCGTGCTGCGCCCGGGTTACCGACCGGAGACGGCCCGGTACGGCGGCCCCGAGGCGATGCCGCTCGGGGAGGACATGTTCCAGTTCTCCAGCGAGATCGCCGCCGAGGCCCTCCCCGCGATCATCGCCGGCGCCTCCCGCACCGGCACCGCCCTGACCCTGCTGGCCGGCCACGTGGCCGGCCTGATCGACGCCGGCTTCGACGAGACCACCGTCGGCACCGCGCTGCGCCGGTACGCGCTGGCCGCCGCCGCCCGCCCCGGCGCCCCCCGGGTGGAGGTCCCGGCGGCCCGCGCCCGGGCGGAGCAGGAGTACGAGCAGCAGCCCGAGCGGTTCCGGGCCACGGTCGCCCGGCTGCGCGCCGAGGCGGGCCGCCCCACCGGGCTGGCCGGCCGCTGGGCCGTCGCCGTGCACGACTACGCCCGCCGGCTGCAGGTGCTCGGTGCGCCCGGTGCACTCGGCATGCCTGGCACCCCGGGCGCTCTCGGCGCCCGCGCTGCGGAGCCCGGCCGGGGCCAGGAGTCCGGCCCCTGGCCCGCACTGACCGGCCAGTGGCACATGCTGGCCAACCGGCTCGGCGTCTCGGTGGCCGACGAGTCCTTCCTCACCTGGCTCGCCGGGCTGACGCTCTCCGGCTCCCTGACCAGCTTCGACCAGCCGATCGGCCCGGCGCTCCCCGGGGTCCGCACCGCCCGGGCCACCGGCGAGTTCCTCAAGGCCGTCAAGGTGCACCGGGAGTCCCTCGGCGAGTCCCTCGGCGCCCGCCCGCACCGGTCCGCTCCGGAGCACACCGCCCACGCCCACGCCGAGGGCGAGCCCGCCGGCCCGGCCGTTTCCGGCCCGACCATCTCCGGCCCCGCACTCGACCGCCCGTTGGTCGACGGCCCGGCCCGAGCCGGCCACCCGCAGGACCGGGCCGACACCGCCCGCCGTGCGGCCGACATCGCGCACGGTGCGGCCGGTACCGCCCACCGATCGGCCGGCACCGCGCACCGCGCGGCCGACACCGCCCACCGCCAGACCGACTCGGCCTTCCCGCCCCGCCCGGTCCACCGTCCGGCCGATCCGGCCCGCCGCCCGGTCTTCGATCACACGGTCTTCGAATGGCCGGTCTTCGATCACCCCGTGGTCGCCGGCCGCCGGTCGTACGCCCCCGTCCCGCCCGCCGCCGGAGAGTCCGACCACACCTACGCGGCCGGCGAGCACTTCACCCCCGTTCCGCTCCACGCCGTCCCCCGCCCCGCGCACCGTTCCGCCCCGCCCCGCCTCCGCCCCGTCCCGCTCCCCGCGGTGGACGTGGCGCTGATGGGTGCCCCGGCCCTGCCCGAGCTGCTCGCGCTGCTCGGGGGCGCCGGTCAGGGCGGCCCGGGCGGCGAGGCCGACGGGGAGCCCGGGGTCTGCACAGGCGAGCTGGACCCGGCCCGCCTGGCCACTTTGCTCGGCCTCGCGGCCGGGGCCGTCTCCGGGCCGGCAGCACCCGGCCCGGAGCGGTCGGGGGTGGGAGCGACCACCCACCCCCTCCTTCTCGATGTAGTGGTCCGGCGGGTGTCCGGGATCCCCGCCGGCAGCTACCGCTACCTCCCGGGCGAGCACCTGCTCTCGCCCCGTCCGGCGGTGGACACCGCAGCCCTGCTCTCCACCGCGCCGTACGCGGCCCCGCGCCCGGCCTGGCACCGGCCGACGGCGGCGGAGCAGGCCCCGGTCCTGCTGATGCTCGGCACCGAGACCGGGGTGAGCACCCTCCGGTACGGCCCGCGCGGAGCCCGTTCGGCCCTGCTGGAGGCCGGCCGGCTGACACAGAGCCTGCTGCTCACCGCAGCCGCGCTGGAGCTGCGGGCCGTCACGGTCTGCGGCGGGTACGACGAGCTGGCGCTCGCCTCGGGCGGCGGTGGTCGGCCGACTCAGCCGCTGTGCCTGGTGGCCCTGGGGGCGGCCGCATGA
- a CDS encoding sensor histidine kinase yields MARYALWPFRPAPSAALAGAAASGVTAGGVTAGGVSTATSPSLAGKLDQTDRRLSALSTRLREVQAAGEHAQLFSLEHELRAALHEVRFTAPGYRPVSLSAALVRAADTLRAVGIELDIAAALETASAWVAGAPGWSPQACDALGWVLRECTANILRHSTAHRAWISLSPTADGLRLAIGNNGVPRRRGGPERSGFGEERSGSRHRPLGPGSGSGIPSMLAQVSVMGGTLRVDRSDSRFELVAVVPTTPRSGVRATAGSV; encoded by the coding sequence GTGGCACGTTACGCACTCTGGCCCTTCCGCCCCGCCCCTTCGGCCGCCCTCGCCGGTGCCGCCGCCTCCGGTGTCACTGCGGGCGGCGTCACCGCAGGCGGGGTCTCCACGGCCACCTCCCCCAGTCTGGCCGGGAAGCTCGATCAGACGGACCGTCGGCTGAGCGCGCTCAGCACCCGGCTCCGCGAGGTCCAGGCGGCCGGCGAGCACGCCCAGCTCTTCTCACTGGAGCACGAGTTGCGGGCCGCCCTGCACGAGGTGCGGTTCACCGCCCCGGGCTACCGCCCGGTGTCGCTCAGCGCCGCCCTGGTGCGGGCGGCCGACACCCTGCGCGCCGTGGGCATCGAGCTGGACATCGCCGCCGCTCTGGAGACGGCCTCCGCCTGGGTCGCTGGCGCGCCCGGCTGGAGCCCGCAGGCCTGTGACGCGCTGGGCTGGGTGCTGCGCGAGTGCACCGCCAACATCCTGCGGCACAGCACCGCCCACCGGGCCTGGATCTCGCTCTCGCCGACGGCCGACGGCCTCCGCCTCGCGATCGGCAACAACGGCGTCCCCCGGCGCCGCGGCGGCCCGGAGCGGAGCGGTTTCGGCGAGGAGCGTTCCGGCAGCCGGCACCGGCCCCTCGGGCCCGGTAGTGGGAGCGGTATCCCCAGTATGCTGGCCCAGGTCTCGGTGATGGGCGGCACCCTGCGGGTCGACCGTAGCGACTCCCGCTTCGAGCTCGTCGCGGTCGTGCCGACCACCCCCCGGTCGGGGGTGCGGGCGACGGCAGGGAGTGTCTGA
- a CDS encoding response regulator transcription factor: MITVVLADDQRIIADALGQLLAQEDDIEVLAVVGDGDQALAAIRQHRPAVALLDIDMPKQDGLTVTAQVKQELPQIKVVILTSFGQPGYLTRALNAQADGFLAKNSQVEEIIDTVRQVAAGRRVIDPALAVTALTAAPNPLTGREREVLEAAEHGAPLSDVASRLHLAHGTIRNHLSAAMAKTGTRTRVEAAKAARERGWL, from the coding sequence GTGATCACAGTGGTTCTGGCGGACGATCAGCGCATCATCGCCGACGCCTTGGGCCAGTTGCTGGCCCAGGAGGACGACATCGAGGTCCTCGCCGTGGTCGGCGACGGTGACCAGGCCCTCGCGGCGATCCGTCAGCACCGGCCCGCAGTGGCCCTGTTGGACATCGACATGCCCAAGCAGGACGGCCTCACCGTGACGGCCCAGGTCAAGCAGGAGCTGCCGCAGATCAAGGTGGTCATCCTGACCTCCTTCGGCCAGCCCGGCTATCTCACCCGCGCGCTCAACGCCCAGGCCGACGGCTTCCTCGCCAAGAACTCCCAGGTCGAGGAGATCATCGACACGGTCCGTCAGGTGGCCGCCGGCCGCCGGGTGATCGACCCGGCCCTCGCGGTCACGGCCCTGACCGCCGCGCCCAATCCGCTCACCGGCCGGGAGCGCGAGGTGTTGGAGGCCGCCGAGCACGGCGCCCCGCTCTCCGACGTGGCCTCCCGGCTGCACCTGGCCCACGGCACCATCCGCAACCACCTCTCGGCGGCCATGGCCAAGACCGGCACCCGCACCCGGGTCGAGGCCGCCAAGGCCGCCCGCGAGCGCGGCTGGCTCTGA
- a CDS encoding response regulator encodes MVRPGSAVPETAAAPEAEGRKLRVLLAEDAHMVRGALIALLQLEPDIEVVVDVDRGDAILPAALEHRPDVAVLDVDLPGMDGLAAAAQLAEQLPSCRALMLTSLGRPGTLRRALDAQVSGYLLKDALPEQLAAAVRSVAAGQRVIDPQLAMSVWESRESPLTAREGEVLQLASPGAEVGEIARALHLSEGTVRNYLTSIVVKVGGRNRIDAIRIAREAGWIS; translated from the coding sequence ATGGTGCGGCCCGGTAGCGCCGTACCCGAGACCGCCGCGGCCCCGGAGGCCGAGGGGCGCAAGCTGCGCGTACTGCTGGCCGAGGATGCCCACATGGTGCGCGGTGCGCTGATCGCGCTGCTCCAGCTGGAGCCGGACATCGAGGTCGTGGTGGACGTGGACCGCGGGGACGCGATCCTGCCCGCGGCCCTGGAGCACCGGCCCGACGTGGCCGTGCTGGACGTGGACCTGCCCGGGATGGACGGCCTCGCCGCCGCCGCGCAGTTGGCCGAGCAGCTGCCGTCCTGCCGGGCGTTGATGTTGACCAGCCTCGGCCGACCGGGCACGCTGCGGCGGGCGCTGGACGCCCAGGTGAGCGGGTACCTGCTCAAGGACGCGCTGCCGGAGCAGTTGGCTGCGGCCGTCCGTTCGGTGGCCGCCGGGCAGCGGGTGATCGACCCGCAGCTCGCGATGTCGGTCTGGGAGAGCCGGGAGAGCCCGCTGACGGCGCGTGAGGGCGAGGTGCTCCAGCTGGCCTCGCCGGGAGCCGAGGTCGGCGAGATCGCCCGGGCCCTGCACCTCTCCGAGGGGACGGTGCGCAACTACCTGACCTCGATCGTGGTCAAGGTCGGCGGTCGGAACCGGATCGACGCGATCCGGATCGCCCGCGAGGCGGGCTGGATCTCCTAG
- a CDS encoding sensor histidine kinase, whose protein sequence is MRDGQPAQPPQRLADTAEVLAPKLARGMLYAVLVAYLVITYLNILTFIRDIPTIIAGMVGVLVIFMLQLLHSNPRMRQATVRVKTLSLGSQALLTFLPLIVFHRGWGGMGSFLAGSFLLILPARWAWTLYGLTGLSMMVYGGIAGMSVVDTVYMGQSTWLSGLVVYGISRLAELVTVLHETRGELARMAVSNERLRFARDLHDLLGYSLSAISLKSELIRRLLPASPDRAREEVSEVLDISRQALADVRLVASGYREMSLVQECASAREVLRAAEVDAALTVSVGELPPAVDTVLATVLREGMTNLLRHSRVRSCTIEAVQEDNTVQLSVVNDGVDPGVATVDPHGGSGLGNLTLRVRAMGGTLSAGLRPDGRFHLVATVPVEAAPEAVGLDIQPLRALRRLSRKVAV, encoded by the coding sequence ATGAGGGATGGTCAGCCCGCCCAGCCGCCGCAGCGTCTGGCGGACACGGCGGAGGTGCTCGCTCCGAAGCTTGCCCGGGGGATGCTCTACGCGGTTCTCGTGGCTTATCTCGTCATTACCTACCTCAATATCCTGACCTTCATTCGGGATATTCCGACGATTATCGCCGGCATGGTGGGGGTGCTGGTCATTTTCATGCTCCAGCTCCTCCATTCGAATCCTCGAATGCGCCAGGCGACGGTGCGGGTCAAAACCCTGAGCCTGGGGAGCCAGGCCCTGCTGACTTTCCTGCCGCTCATCGTCTTCCACCGCGGCTGGGGAGGCATGGGCTCGTTCCTGGCCGGATCCTTCCTGCTCATCCTGCCTGCCCGCTGGGCCTGGACCCTTTACGGCCTGACCGGTCTCAGCATGATGGTCTACGGCGGAATCGCCGGAATGAGCGTGGTGGACACGGTCTATATGGGCCAGTCCACCTGGCTCAGCGGTCTTGTCGTGTACGGGATCTCCCGACTGGCGGAACTCGTCACAGTGCTGCACGAGACCCGTGGTGAACTCGCCCGGATGGCCGTCTCCAACGAGCGGCTGCGATTCGCCCGCGATCTCCACGACCTGCTCGGCTACAGCCTCTCCGCGATCTCGCTCAAGAGCGAGCTGATCCGCCGTCTGCTCCCCGCCAGCCCGGACCGGGCTCGCGAGGAGGTGTCCGAGGTGCTGGACATCTCGCGGCAGGCGCTGGCCGATGTCCGGCTGGTGGCCAGCGGGTACCGGGAGATGTCGCTGGTGCAGGAGTGCGCATCGGCGCGGGAGGTGCTGCGGGCCGCCGAGGTGGACGCCGCGCTGACCGTCTCGGTGGGCGAGCTGCCGCCGGCGGTGGACACCGTGCTGGCGACGGTACTGCGCGAGGGCATGACCAACCTGCTGCGGCACAGCCGGGTGCGCTCCTGCACCATCGAGGCGGTCCAGGAGGACAACACCGTCCAGCTCTCGGTCGTCAACGACGGCGTGGATCCGGGCGTGGCCACCGTCGACCCGCACGGTGGCAGCGGCCTGGGCAACCTGACCCTGAGAGTCCGCGCGATGGGCGGCACGCTCAGCGCCGGGCTGCGCCCGGACGGGCGGTTCCACCTGGTGGCCACCGTCCCGGTGGAGGCTGCGCCCGAGGCGGTGGGGCTGGACATCCAGCCGCTCAGAGCGCTGCGCAGGCTCTCCCGGAAGGTGGCGGTCTGA
- a CDS encoding TOMM precursor leader peptide-binding protein: protein MTAVGAGAAGEARLGFKAHLRVRVVPGEATYLVSPRSVTALRGPEVEILAPFLDGTRTGVEILAAVAGRLSADQAIKGLRALVETGLVRTRTDTVDPAAEAYWDLAGLNGGQAAADLARDGIRVVTLGGIDQEAVEQACRDSGLRLVQGRSAALTLMLCNDYLDPALAEIDARQRAARRPWLLARPTGPDPWIGPIFRPGESACWHCLANRLRGHRRSELPLLHADLRQPPVAPASPPGAGGAPLPRAEASLAAGRAIGVQTAVLEAAKWLSGLRYEGQDAVYALDTLTLAGSSHPVTRRPQCTECGDGALVARLVRRPVVLTSRPKAPGAANGHRALTPGQMLAAYGHLVDPITGVVRELRRDPRSPEFAHSYLSGHNLALAPGTLGGLRSGLRSLSGGKGLTDEEARVSALCEAVERYSGSWHGDEPVVRASYRELGKSAVHPARIQLFHDRQHSGRAQWNAEHADSSFQQVPEPFDEQRVVDWTPVWSLTAGERRLVPSSLLYYSATAPDEGLPVADSNGNAAGASLEDAVLQGFLELVERDAVALWWYNRTRQPAVDLDAFAATESWLPAMRAGHRGMGREVWVLDLTADLGIPVMAALSRRTDQPAEDVIFGFGAHLDPAVALRRALTELNQLLPAVADATARDGGYAVQDRTAVAWWRTATVARQPYLRSDEGVPARGPEAWECRRTTDLKDDVEGAIQLLSRHGLELLVLDQTRPDIGLPVVRVIVPGLRHFWARFAPGRLYDVPLALGRVKSATPFEELNPIPLFV from the coding sequence ATGACTGCGGTCGGGGCCGGGGCGGCCGGCGAGGCGCGCCTCGGCTTCAAGGCGCACCTGCGCGTCCGCGTGGTGCCTGGCGAGGCGACCTACCTCGTCTCGCCCCGCTCGGTCACCGCGCTGCGCGGTCCGGAGGTCGAGATCCTCGCGCCGTTCCTGGACGGCACCCGCACCGGAGTCGAGATCCTCGCGGCCGTCGCGGGTCGGCTCTCAGCCGACCAAGCGATCAAAGGGCTCCGGGCCCTCGTCGAGACCGGGCTGGTGCGGACCAGGACGGACACCGTCGATCCTGCGGCGGAGGCCTACTGGGACCTGGCGGGGTTGAACGGCGGTCAGGCCGCAGCAGACCTGGCCCGCGACGGGATCCGGGTGGTGACGCTCGGCGGGATCGACCAGGAGGCCGTCGAGCAGGCCTGCCGTGACTCCGGGCTCAGGCTCGTCCAAGGCCGGTCCGCCGCGCTCACCCTGATGCTCTGCAACGACTACCTCGATCCCGCGCTCGCCGAGATCGACGCTCGTCAGCGTGCCGCCCGCCGACCGTGGCTGCTGGCTCGTCCGACCGGACCGGACCCGTGGATCGGACCGATCTTCCGGCCGGGGGAGAGCGCCTGCTGGCACTGCCTCGCCAACCGGCTGCGTGGTCACCGCCGCTCCGAGCTTCCGCTCCTGCATGCCGACCTCCGTCAGCCGCCCGTTGCTCCGGCGAGCCCGCCCGGCGCGGGCGGCGCGCCGCTTCCGCGCGCGGAGGCCTCGCTGGCCGCCGGTCGCGCCATCGGGGTGCAGACCGCCGTACTGGAAGCCGCCAAGTGGTTGAGCGGCCTGCGCTACGAAGGCCAGGACGCCGTGTACGCCCTCGACACCCTCACCCTTGCCGGCAGCTCTCATCCCGTCACCCGTCGCCCGCAGTGCACCGAGTGCGGTGACGGCGCCCTGGTGGCCCGTCTGGTCCGCCGGCCCGTGGTGCTCACCAGTCGGCCCAAGGCGCCCGGTGCGGCCAACGGTCACCGCGCGCTGACCCCGGGGCAGATGCTGGCGGCCTACGGTCATCTCGTCGACCCGATCACCGGGGTGGTCCGGGAGCTCCGCCGTGACCCGCGGAGCCCGGAGTTCGCCCACAGCTACCTCTCGGGCCACAACCTGGCCCTGGCCCCCGGCACGCTCGGCGGCCTGCGCAGTGGCCTGCGCTCCCTCTCCGGCGGCAAGGGGCTGACCGACGAGGAGGCCCGGGTGAGTGCGCTCTGCGAGGCGGTCGAGCGCTACAGCGGATCCTGGCACGGCGACGAGCCGGTGGTGCGCGCCAGCTACCGGGAGCTCGGCAAGTCCGCGGTCCACCCGGCTCGGATCCAGCTCTTCCACGACCGCCAGCACTCCGGCCGGGCCCAGTGGAACGCCGAGCACGCCGACTCCTCGTTCCAGCAGGTGCCCGAACCGTTCGACGAGCAGCGCGTGGTGGACTGGACTCCGGTCTGGTCGCTCACGGCCGGCGAGCGCCGGTTGGTGCCGTCCTCGCTCCTCTACTACTCGGCCACCGCCCCCGACGAGGGGTTGCCGGTGGCCGACTCCAACGGCAACGCGGCGGGGGCCAGCCTGGAGGATGCGGTGCTGCAGGGTTTCCTGGAGCTCGTCGAGCGGGATGCCGTCGCCCTCTGGTGGTACAACCGCACCCGGCAGCCCGCCGTGGACCTGGACGCCTTCGCGGCCACCGAGTCGTGGCTGCCCGCCATGCGCGCGGGCCACCGGGGGATGGGCCGCGAGGTCTGGGTGCTCGACCTCACCGCCGACCTGGGCATCCCGGTGATGGCGGCACTCTCCCGCCGGACGGACCAGCCGGCCGAGGACGTGATCTTCGGGTTCGGTGCACACCTCGATCCGGCCGTGGCGCTGCGCCGGGCGCTGACGGAGCTGAACCAACTGCTTCCCGCTGTGGCGGATGCCACAGCCCGCGACGGCGGGTACGCCGTGCAGGACCGCACCGCGGTCGCCTGGTGGCGGACCGCGACGGTGGCCCGCCAGCCGTACCTGCGGTCGGACGAGGGCGTCCCCGCTCGCGGCCCGGAGGCCTGGGAGTGTCGGCGGACCACGGACCTGAAAGACGACGTCGAGGGCGCGATACAGCTGCTCAGCCGCCATGGCCTCGAACTGTTGGTGCTCGACCAAACCAGGCCGGACATAGGCCTGCCGGTGGTCCGGGTGATCGTTCCGGGCCTGCGGCACTTCTGGGCCCGCTTCGCCCCCGGCCGGCTCTACGACGTGCCGTTGGCCCTCGGCCGCGTGAAGAGCGCCACACCCTTCGAGGAGCTCAATCCGATCCCGCTTTTTGTCTAG
- a CDS encoding alpha/beta fold hydrolase, whose protein sequence is MNGPGERFVRLDGRALHVRAEGSGPVCVLSAGLGMAWFDWEPVVPLLAPHRTVVRFDRPGYGLSAPGRAAPTAAGEADRIARLLTALGLPGRCTVVGHSLAGFHAEAFARLYPDRTAGLVLVDASAEPCPRPRPAPAARDLAARAAAATAGALALPYLLGPPGRRLVAALSTVGRTAPAPAALVRRSYRPTRALRAALRENAGYLDVAAELAALRTHAPLPAVPVTVLAADRGRGTRAAARWLTRQRELADLLGAAFRVAAPAGHLVMYDRPDLVARAVLDGS, encoded by the coding sequence GTGAACGGACCGGGCGAACGGTTCGTCCGGCTGGACGGCCGGGCCCTGCACGTGCGGGCGGAGGGGAGCGGGCCGGTCTGCGTGCTGAGCGCGGGGCTGGGGATGGCCTGGTTCGACTGGGAGCCGGTGGTGCCGCTGCTCGCACCGCACCGCACGGTGGTCCGCTTCGACCGCCCCGGCTACGGCCTGAGTGCCCCAGGACGGGCGGCCCCGACCGCCGCCGGGGAGGCCGACCGGATCGCCCGGCTGCTGACGGCGCTCGGTCTGCCGGGCCGCTGCACGGTGGTCGGCCACTCCCTGGCCGGCTTCCACGCCGAGGCCTTCGCCCGGCTGTACCCGGACCGGACGGCCGGGCTGGTCCTGGTGGACGCCAGTGCGGAGCCGTGCCCCCGTCCGCGTCCGGCCCCCGCCGCGCGCGACCTGGCGGCCCGGGCGGCGGCGGCCACCGCCGGCGCGCTCGCCCTCCCGTACCTGCTCGGCCCGCCCGGCCGCCGCCTGGTGGCCGCGCTGAGCACCGTCGGCCGCACCGCCCCGGCCCCCGCCGCCCTGGTCCGCCGCAGCTACCGCCCCACCCGGGCGCTGCGCGCGGCCCTGCGCGAGAACGCCGGCTACCTCGACGTGGCCGCCGAGCTCGCCGCCCTCCGCACCCACGCCCCCCTGCCCGCCGTCCCGGTCACCGTGCTGGCCGCCGACCGCGGCCGCGGCACCCGGGCCGCCGCCCGCTGGCTCACCCGCCAGCGCGAACTGGCCGACCTGCTCGGCGCCGCCTTCCGGGTGGCCGCCCCGGCCGGTCACCTGGTCATGTACGACCGGCCGGACCTGGTGGCCCGCGCGGTGCTCGACGGTTCCTGA